In the Aromatoleum bremense genome, one interval contains:
- a CDS encoding VOC family protein — translation MLLNPYLTFDGQCEAAFHFYADCLGGTVTALARFGEAPQCDEVLTPEQRERIMHARLAIGDQVLMGSDTTPEHPYEGIHGCAVSLNVDSIAEAERIFRALAEGGTVQMPLAQTFWAARFGMCVDRFGVPWMINCEKNQ, via the coding sequence ATGCTACTCAACCCCTATCTGACGTTCGATGGCCAGTGCGAGGCCGCTTTCCACTTCTATGCCGATTGTCTTGGCGGCACCGTGACGGCGTTGGCCCGCTTCGGTGAAGCGCCCCAGTGCGACGAGGTGCTGACGCCGGAGCAGCGTGAGCGGATCATGCATGCACGCCTGGCGATCGGCGACCAGGTGCTGATGGGTTCGGACACGACTCCCGAGCACCCGTACGAAGGCATCCACGGCTGCGCGGTGTCGCTGAACGTCGACTCCATCGCCGAGGCCGAACGCATCTTCAGGGCGCTGGCCGAAGGCGGCACGGTGCAGATGCCGCTGGCACAGACGTTCTGGGCGGCGCGCTTCGGCATGTGCGTCGATCGCTTCGGCGTACCGTGGATGATCAACTGCGAGAAGAACCAGTGA